The Methanoplanus sp. FWC-SCC4 genome has a window encoding:
- a CDS encoding Ig-like domain-containing protein — translation MKKTIFFAFIIAVLVLFSAVVSAAPMEQNSQINIEVSNANGAYLSETGTYYADISGDGQSPVHITADTGNPLGNVISTESLTGTFYISYAGDRGFSDDNVLLLAVKNPVPENITVRIKSSGYRWPEMTGNETLPDGENLTYTEGLIDEIFYSEDFRYGPQNWKPAGIPDCPLYSGTDLVNESDTFSLMFVDLKAGALNKAENLADTSSLDNNGLVRVDYTIENPGEFAVFHAYGVENNSESGIQITRTNDVSGDSANLLQVIVSAPESKDEEELRIEINPQSVQLNVSETFAFTAAAYDLSNNEVPGVIFNWNIDNETVGTIADDGIFAALATGNTTVTAQNGSYSTNAEIIVADNITTEESESNNEPVEVQPTAEPESPPMMMFSAPAPQGGVIPDTNNVFLKVANDFGARFNDFGDHTYNIRWTGDASEWPGLDGGQNALHITNDLSKPEGQITNTADLSGSFWVSDTGGRQYKDEILLLVSVNGSIPDDFKVHLKADGYVWEPNPIPHQPPELGTEHYEPITLDEWFTKDDLIYGPQTWRPAAHAKYPIYPMQNVNDESNLFMMMLVDLNAGDRYGFNPVKVQYEIQNLNSMLAFNAYAYSKNADTGVYNITCWTNRLCSLSNDPSDTNGFSGYYVTGTPLPPAGRVEIEPENPSVPVNGKIRLTATAYDESNNIITSAPFTWESGDTSIGTFDANGFFIPKAIGNTEIIASTNGASKNTTITVTAEVPITIETIIITPDNVVIYEDDLQNTSFTANGYDQFGDLIDPLVFAWTSSNTSVGEINQEGLFEGKSTGNTTIWVESGTIKANAEVKIKSRPDWSLNLTGTKNIAFKRLDFISLSLTDPSSYTDNSENLWEGVNLTRILGLVDDDDPDSFNETLAKRNYKVFITGKSAGNSKTVEIQSKYSFTESDESYIIACKLNGKELPQELIFGRTYWPLKFTGSGVVTTGLNIEEITDIEIEFPPDVRKINVLPETLKLFETEEPVQFSATALNASDAVIPFIEFNWTSSDTSVGTINETGYFEITGAGTTLVTAEFNGVTGSAPVEIYSNGLPQKKWIVDQTGNGDFRTISEAVNCARDRDEIIVRDGTYDENFVIKSAISLKSENGPGSTVIQHDSSSGDLIRVNSGDVLISGFNISYTGFGSTNDKVAIRINSVKNTNISGNTFSDGYYPVYGISADNAIVSENHFDCSGNTAIYLTNSDNVIIKDNTIEKISDGIHLVTGTGNLIENNSLHIEGTGIYINSQDYARIISNDIPQCSTGIKPLFCQNTVISNNQFGAVSLKYGLYLEYSKNMTISDNSFGYSTAYTLLLRYTQEDLKFVNNEVEKGNSATIRFYKINLPGTFDIYMNNFSDCTAGSYGFFKDVSFSLNSTVPVTYIYNDTKYTRYIGNRYDSYAGTDSDGDGLGDTPFSVNGVNHYNPLISPIENYLILEAQSINLTQESATVEVGETLNFSAEAIDQRGDIMPDAGFVWSASPAERGTISQSGLFEAKSTGTVTITVSRDMSQASTIITVTPATKKTEETSFAVSNVSLASGEGNKQKALINTSSAEVDGNKIKMRQTGFNLTFVAEEENPVDDGQNISATIKEIILETDEIAAELPRPGNVSGRINLNLNDLPPGATIRTTISQNVNEEAQTAFQLVANQSGVKIDSVAFTMNIVKTNLENGVDIKSASIRMAVSPSWVKANGGISKIRIIRSAEDGTKEMLKTRYEGTDENGMMIFIGDSPRGLSLFGLVAVSTPQSAPGASSGGGGPSNIGVASISGINAGESVSFELDKSPVYEIDVSAASEIPKLMLTAEEGIKPPKADDPKGTIYRFIEIKSYSAPKDSIKMATIKFTVDKEWLSSNGIDTYTVKLLKYDTENEDWKELSTVYDDSEKTTEKFFADTNNFRFFAIIGEKNSAIKQTTDDKNVVEKPMDNTEQKTGTESDSGKDTTSHSGSIPQIALVIALIAVICTAAGIYWLKTTKENKPKQ, via the coding sequence ATGAAAAAAACGATTTTTTTCGCTTTTATAATAGCTGTATTAGTGCTATTTTCAGCAGTCGTTTCGGCTGCTCCGATGGAACAAAATTCACAGATAAATATTGAGGTTTCAAATGCCAATGGAGCTTACCTCTCAGAAACCGGAACATATTATGCTGATATATCAGGGGACGGCCAAAGTCCCGTTCATATAACGGCTGATACAGGAAATCCTTTAGGGAATGTTATATCAACAGAAAGTCTGACAGGTACATTTTACATATCATACGCAGGCGACAGGGGATTTTCGGACGATAACGTCCTGCTTCTTGCTGTCAAAAACCCGGTTCCTGAAAACATTACAGTCAGGATAAAATCATCAGGATACAGATGGCCGGAAATGACAGGGAATGAAACCCTTCCGGACGGTGAAAACCTGACATACACAGAAGGACTTATTGATGAAATCTTCTATTCGGAGGATTTCAGATACGGACCGCAAAACTGGAAACCGGCAGGAATTCCGGACTGTCCGTTATATTCCGGTACGGATCTTGTAAATGAGTCTGATACATTCAGCCTTATGTTTGTTGACCTGAAAGCAGGTGCACTGAATAAGGCAGAGAACCTGGCCGATACTTCATCGCTTGACAACAATGGTCTGGTAAGGGTTGACTACACCATTGAAAACCCAGGAGAATTTGCTGTATTCCATGCATACGGAGTTGAAAACAACTCTGAATCAGGTATACAGATAACCCGGACAAACGATGTTTCAGGAGATTCTGCAAATCTGCTGCAGGTAATTGTCAGTGCGCCTGAAAGCAAAGACGAGGAAGAATTAAGAATTGAAATAAATCCACAATCCGTTCAGTTGAACGTCAGCGAGACATTCGCTTTCACCGCAGCAGCATATGATCTTTCAAACAATGAAGTTCCTGGAGTTATTTTTAACTGGAATATTGATAACGAAACAGTCGGAACTATTGCAGACGACGGGATATTTGCCGCACTGGCCACAGGAAACACAACTGTTACAGCTCAAAATGGATCTTATTCAACAAATGCTGAAATAATTGTTGCAGACAACATCACAACAGAAGAATCAGAGAGTAATAATGAACCAGTGGAAGTCCAGCCAACAGCAGAACCGGAAAGTCCTCCGATGATGATGTTTTCAGCCCCGGCACCGCAGGGAGGAGTTATTCCAGACACCAACAATGTGTTTTTAAAGGTTGCCAATGATTTTGGCGCCAGATTCAACGATTTTGGGGATCACACATACAACATCAGATGGACAGGTGATGCATCTGAATGGCCGGGTCTGGACGGCGGACAGAACGCACTTCATATCACAAATGATCTGTCAAAACCTGAAGGGCAGATTACAAATACAGCTGATCTGAGCGGTTCATTCTGGGTATCAGACACAGGCGGAAGACAGTATAAAGATGAAATATTGTTGCTTGTCTCAGTTAACGGATCCATACCAGATGATTTTAAAGTCCACCTTAAAGCAGACGGGTATGTCTGGGAACCAAATCCAATACCACACCAACCACCCGAATTAGGTACTGAGCACTACGAACCCATTACACTTGATGAATGGTTTACAAAAGACGACCTCATATACGGACCACAGACATGGAGACCCGCAGCACATGCAAAATACCCGATTTATCCCATGCAGAATGTAAATGATGAATCAAACCTGTTCATGATGATGCTTGTTGATCTGAATGCAGGCGACAGATACGGATTTAATCCTGTAAAGGTGCAGTATGAAATCCAAAATCTGAACTCAATGCTTGCGTTCAATGCATATGCATATTCAAAAAATGCCGATACGGGTGTTTACAATATCACATGCTGGACAAACCGTCTGTGTTCATTATCCAACGATCCCAGTGATACTAACGGATTTAGCGGTTATTATGTCACAGGCACACCGCTTCCTCCGGCAGGCAGAGTGGAAATCGAACCAGAGAATCCATCAGTACCGGTTAACGGAAAAATCAGACTGACTGCAACCGCATACGATGAATCCAATAATATAATCACAAGTGCCCCTTTCACATGGGAATCTGGTGATACTTCAATAGGAACATTTGATGCAAACGGATTTTTTATCCCAAAAGCTATTGGAAATACTGAAATCATCGCATCAACAAACGGAGCATCAAAAAACACCACAATAACAGTTACAGCAGAAGTGCCAATAACAATTGAAACTATAATAATCACACCTGACAATGTTGTGATTTATGAGGATGATTTACAAAATACCAGCTTTACAGCCAACGGGTATGATCAGTTCGGTGACCTGATTGACCCGCTTGTATTTGCATGGACAAGCAGCAACACATCAGTTGGAGAGATAAATCAGGAAGGACTCTTTGAGGGAAAATCCACAGGAAATACCACCATCTGGGTCGAATCAGGCACCATAAAGGCCAATGCGGAAGTAAAAATCAAATCAAGACCTGACTGGAGTCTCAATCTTACAGGCACAAAGAATATAGCGTTTAAACGCTTGGATTTCATAAGCCTGTCATTGACAGACCCTTCTTCCTACACAGACAATTCAGAAAACTTATGGGAAGGTGTAAATCTCACCAGAATACTTGGTCTTGTCGATGACGATGACCCGGATTCATTCAATGAAACTCTTGCAAAACGCAACTACAAGGTATTTATTACAGGAAAATCAGCAGGAAATTCTAAAACAGTTGAGATTCAGAGCAAATATTCTTTTACAGAATCAGATGAATCATACATAATCGCCTGCAAGTTAAATGGCAAAGAGCTGCCACAGGAATTAATTTTCGGAAGGACATACTGGCCCCTGAAGTTCACAGGCTCGGGAGTTGTTACAACCGGTCTGAATATAGAGGAAATAACCGATATCGAGATTGAATTCCCGCCAGATGTCAGGAAAATTAATGTTCTTCCAGAAACTCTGAAGTTATTTGAAACAGAAGAGCCTGTACAGTTTTCGGCAACCGCATTAAACGCATCTGATGCTGTGATCCCGTTCATTGAATTTAACTGGACAAGCAGCGATACGTCTGTTGGCACCATCAATGAAACAGGATATTTTGAGATAACAGGCGCCGGAACAACACTTGTTACAGCAGAATTTAACGGGGTTACAGGTTCAGCTCCTGTCGAGATATATTCGAACGGACTCCCGCAGAAGAAATGGATTGTGGATCAGACAGGCAACGGAGATTTCAGGACAATTTCAGAGGCTGTGAACTGTGCCAGGGACAGAGACGAAATAATTGTCAGGGACGGCACTTATGATGAAAACTTTGTAATTAAAAGTGCAATTTCACTTAAATCAGAAAACGGACCGGGTTCAACAGTCATTCAACATGATTCATCATCAGGGGATCTAATACGTGTTAACTCCGGTGATGTCCTGATATCAGGCTTTAATATAAGTTATACAGGATTTGGGAGCACAAACGATAAAGTTGCAATAAGGATCAACAGTGTCAAAAACACAAATATATCAGGCAATACATTTTCAGACGGATACTACCCCGTATATGGTATTTCTGCTGACAATGCAATCGTTTCAGAAAACCATTTTGACTGTTCCGGCAATACTGCAATTTATTTGACGAATTCAGACAACGTGATCATAAAAGATAACACCATCGAAAAAATAAGTGACGGAATTCACCTGGTTACCGGTACAGGAAATCTGATAGAAAATAATAGTTTACATATTGAAGGGACAGGGATATACATAAACTCCCAGGATTATGCCAGAATCATCTCAAATGATATCCCGCAGTGTAGCACGGGTATTAAACCACTATTTTGTCAGAATACAGTTATTTCCAATAATCAATTTGGAGCAGTATCTCTAAAATATGGTTTATATTTAGAGTATTCCAAAAATATGACTATTTCGGATAACTCTTTTGGATATTCCACAGCTTATACTTTACTTTTAAGGTACACTCAGGAAGATCTAAAATTTGTAAACAATGAAGTGGAAAAAGGAAATTCAGCAACAATACGTTTTTATAAAATAAATCTGCCGGGAACTTTCGATATTTATATGAACAATTTCAGTGATTGCACAGCCGGAAGTTACGGATTTTTCAAAGATGTGAGTTTTAGCCTGAATTCCACCGTTCCGGTCACTTACATCTACAATGATACAAAATACACACGATATATCGGAAACCGCTATGATTCATACGCAGGTACAGACAGTGACGGAGACGGCCTCGGGGATACACCGTTCTCAGTAAACGGCGTAAACCATTACAACCCGCTCATATCACCTATTGAAAATTACCTCATTCTCGAAGCACAGAGTATAAACCTGACACAGGAATCCGCAACAGTTGAAGTCGGAGAAACACTGAACTTCTCTGCAGAAGCGATTGACCAGAGAGGCGATATTATGCCTGATGCAGGATTTGTATGGTCAGCAAGTCCTGCCGAAAGAGGCACAATCAGTCAAAGCGGATTATTTGAAGCAAAATCTACCGGAACAGTGACCATCACTGTCAGCCGTGACATGTCACAGGCATCAACGATCATTACAGTAACACCTGCAACCAAGAAGACAGAAGAGACATCTTTTGCTGTCAGCAATGTATCACTAGCATCAGGAGAAGGCAATAAACAAAAAGCCCTTATTAACACAAGCTCCGCCGAAGTTGACGGAAACAAAATCAAAATGAGACAAACCGGATTTAATCTGACATTTGTCGCAGAAGAGGAGAATCCAGTTGATGACGGCCAGAATATCAGTGCCACAATCAAAGAGATCATTCTTGAGACGGATGAAATAGCGGCAGAACTTCCCAGACCAGGCAATGTTTCGGGAAGAATAAACCTAAACCTGAACGACCTGCCACCGGGAGCAACCATCAGAACCACCATTTCTCAGAACGTCAACGAAGAGGCACAAACAGCATTCCAGCTTGTCGCAAATCAAAGCGGGGTTAAGATAGACTCCGTTGCCTTCACAATGAACATCGTCAAAACAAATCTTGAAAACGGAGTGGATATCAAATCAGCCTCAATAAGAATGGCGGTTTCACCTTCATGGGTTAAAGCCAACGGCGGAATAAGTAAAATCAGGATAATACGTTCTGCCGAAGACGGAACGAAGGAGATGCTGAAGACACGTTATGAAGGAACGGATGAAAACGGAATGATGATTTTCATCGGAGATTCTCCAAGAGGTCTTTCATTATTCGGTCTTGTTGCAGTTTCAACGCCGCAGAGTGCCCCAGGAGCATCATCCGGAGGCGGCGGTCCGAGCAACATTGGTGTTGCCTCGATATCAGGTATAAATGCAGGAGAATCAGTATCATTTGAACTTGACAAATCACCGGTATATGAGATTGACGTAAGTGCAGCCTCAGAAATTCCAAAACTGATGCTGACAGCAGAAGAGGGAATTAAACCACCAAAAGCAGATGATCCAAAAGGCACGATTTACCGCTTCATTGAGATAAAATCATACAGTGCTCCAAAAGACAGTATTAAAATGGCCACCATTAAATTCACTGTTGATAAGGAATGGCTCAGTTCAAACGGCATTGACACATACACAGTCAAACTGCTAAAGTACGACACAGAAAACGAAGACTGGAAGGAACTCTCAACAGTTTACGACGACAGTGAAAAGACCACTGAAAAATTCTTTGCAGACACGAATAATTTCAGATTCTTCGCAATCATTGGAGAAAAGAACTCTGCAATAAAACAGACTACTGACGATAAAAATGTTGTTGAGAAACCTATGGATAATACAGAACAAAAAACCGGTACAGAATCAGATTCCGGTAAGGATACTACATCACATTCAGGTTCAATACCACAGATTGCACTCGTCATAGCGCTTATTGCAGTCATATGCACTGCTGCCGGAATATACTGGCTGAAAACAACAAAAGAAAACAAACCCAAACAATAA